One genomic region from Metallosphaera tengchongensis encodes:
- a CDS encoding shikimate kinase, with product MQAYGGISVVNALPSWYGSSMAVNLKVVVEVSEGKNEENDVLVREILDYFRGLGIDNLRVEIKSEIPRSSGLKSSSAVSCALIGEIAKKFDLELDVPKLSAILSLKAGVSYTGALDDSVASFYGGISFTYNKEFRVIRKDRAPEDFIILVLAREGKGTIDLNKLRKFRVLFKEIFEMALSGRVVEAMKMNGIAVAEILGFPSEPIEESLRRGALASGISGNGPSYFAVVKEGEEGPVQETLERYGRVMKVRPINLDSRN from the coding sequence ATGCAGGCCTACGGAGGAATCTCAGTAGTCAATGCCCTACCCTCATGGTATGGATCCTCCATGGCGGTCAACCTTAAGGTAGTCGTGGAGGTCTCGGAGGGTAAAAACGAGGAGAATGACGTCCTGGTCAGGGAGATCCTGGACTATTTCAGAGGGCTCGGGATAGACAACTTACGGGTGGAGATTAAGTCCGAGATACCCAGGAGTAGCGGTCTGAAGAGTAGTAGCGCGGTCTCGTGTGCGCTGATAGGTGAAATAGCCAAGAAGTTTGACCTAGAACTGGACGTGCCCAAACTTTCAGCTATCCTTTCCCTCAAGGCTGGGGTCTCCTACACCGGAGCTCTAGACGACTCTGTGGCCTCATTTTACGGAGGGATTTCCTTCACCTATAACAAGGAATTTAGAGTGATAAGGAAGGATAGGGCTCCTGAGGATTTCATAATACTCGTACTGGCCAGGGAAGGTAAAGGGACTATAGACCTGAATAAATTGAGGAAGTTTAGAGTCCTCTTCAAGGAGATATTTGAAATGGCTTTATCAGGTAGAGTTGTTGAAGCTATGAAGATGAACGGAATAGCAGTAGCTGAGATACTGGGTTTCCCATCGGAACCAATAGAGGAAAGCCTAAGGAGGGGTGCTTTAGCCTCTGGAATTTCTGGGAACGGCCCCTCCTACTTCGCTGTGGTCAAGGAAGGAGAAGAGGGCCCAGTTCAGGAGACCCTGGAGAGATACGGAAGAGTCATGAAGGTGAGGCCGATAAATCTTGATAGTAGAAATTGA
- the aroC gene encoding chorismate synthase, whose product MPGNSFGKVLSITTFGESHGPAVGVVVDGVPAGLKLSQEDIEFELSFRRPGRLYVSGRREKDVPEILSGIYDGRTTGSPIAIVVRNTDVISSFYEEVRFKPRPGHADLPFIMRYGFENWDYRGGGRSSARETVGRVAAGAIAKKLLMYHDTWIAGRLKSLGPLESKPADFRSVLCSKYSPVRASDKESEARFQDLVKQATVEGDSYGGVAEVIARNPPPGLGEPTFDKIKADLAKAILSIPAVTGFEYGLGFQASRMKGSEANDAIVKKGERLGWKDNKSGGILGGITTGEDIVIRCSFKPTSSIRKPQGTVDLRTGNPSEISVLGRHDPAVAIRGVSVVESMMALTLADHSLRSGVIPTVRLEKSQAEIIEDRWRRYMEECRPTEESQ is encoded by the coding sequence ATGCCAGGCAACTCGTTCGGTAAAGTTTTGTCCATAACTACCTTTGGGGAGAGTCACGGACCTGCAGTGGGGGTGGTAGTTGACGGAGTCCCTGCAGGACTTAAGCTCTCCCAAGAGGACATAGAATTCGAGCTCTCCTTCAGGAGGCCAGGGAGACTTTACGTCTCAGGCAGGAGGGAGAAGGACGTTCCGGAGATACTCAGCGGGATTTACGATGGGAGAACCACAGGATCCCCAATAGCCATTGTAGTTAGGAACACTGACGTCATTTCATCCTTTTACGAGGAAGTGAGGTTTAAACCGAGACCTGGACACGCAGATCTACCCTTCATTATGAGGTACGGCTTTGAGAACTGGGATTACAGAGGAGGGGGTAGATCCAGTGCAAGGGAAACTGTAGGTAGAGTCGCAGCTGGTGCCATAGCTAAAAAACTTCTAATGTACCACGATACTTGGATAGCGGGTAGGCTCAAGAGTCTGGGCCCCCTGGAGTCTAAACCTGCTGACTTTCGTAGCGTCCTCTGCTCAAAGTACAGTCCAGTTAGGGCCTCAGACAAGGAAAGCGAAGCTAGATTCCAGGACCTAGTGAAGCAAGCGACCGTAGAGGGCGACAGCTACGGTGGAGTAGCAGAGGTTATTGCTAGGAATCCTCCCCCAGGTCTGGGGGAACCGACGTTCGATAAGATTAAGGCTGACCTTGCCAAGGCAATCCTATCCATTCCGGCTGTGACTGGCTTCGAATACGGGTTGGGCTTTCAAGCGTCTAGGATGAAGGGGAGTGAAGCCAACGACGCCATAGTGAAGAAGGGGGAGAGACTGGGTTGGAAGGATAACAAGTCTGGAGGCATCCTAGGCGGTATAACTACCGGAGAGGACATAGTGATAAGGTGCTCATTCAAGCCAACAAGCTCCATAAGGAAACCACAAGGCACTGTGGACTTAAGGACAGGCAATCCCTCAGAGATCTCAGTCCTAGGGAGGCATGATCCCGCAGTGGCGATACGCGGGGTTTCGGTGGTTGAGTCCATGATGGCGCTAACGTTAGCTGACCACTCCCTGAGATCCGGTGTCATCCCTACAGTTAGACTGGAGAAAAGCCAGGCAGAAATAATAGAGGACAGGTGGAGGAGGTACATGGAAGAATGCAGGCCTACGGAGGAATCTCAGTAG
- the aroB gene encoding 3-dehydroquinate synthase, with protein MMEFSQQVCCSEVKVKVGRGVVKEIESLPGRKCIVHPKSIKPELKADLEVEIEDGESGKDIKNAMRIVDELLEAEFTRGDYLVAIGGGTVLDVAGFSASIFMRGLNLVNVPTTLLGMVDAGIGGKTGVNYGMAKNMLGTFYQPSLILEDISFLDTLPEEEIRKGMAEVIKYGLVLDKELYDFLSLNYSSILRKEQNSLERVIHLSALNKLKVVAEDERETKGIRVVLNFGHTVGHAIEAGSNFQIPHGLAISVGMVCEAKIAEEMGYAEEGVVEDVIWLLQLFNLPISPDQLKGLDKEQAVKSLSKDKKRRGEDILMPFPTRIGSWRGVKIPLETLRGFVVQCLGDGT; from the coding sequence ATGATGGAGTTCTCTCAACAGGTCTGCTGTTCTGAGGTGAAAGTCAAGGTAGGGAGAGGAGTAGTTAAGGAGATAGAGTCGCTTCCTGGAAGGAAGTGCATTGTCCACCCGAAATCCATTAAGCCTGAGTTGAAGGCTGACCTTGAGGTGGAAATTGAGGACGGCGAATCTGGTAAGGACATTAAGAACGCCATGAGGATAGTCGACGAACTCCTCGAAGCCGAGTTCACAAGGGGGGACTACCTGGTCGCCATTGGAGGGGGTACCGTACTTGACGTAGCCGGGTTCTCGGCTTCCATCTTCATGAGGGGTCTAAACTTGGTCAACGTACCCACCACCCTCTTGGGGATGGTTGACGCGGGGATAGGAGGTAAAACAGGCGTAAATTACGGGATGGCGAAGAACATGTTGGGCACTTTTTATCAGCCTTCCCTAATACTGGAGGACATCTCTTTCCTGGACACTTTGCCTGAAGAGGAGATAAGAAAGGGGATGGCGGAGGTCATAAAGTACGGTCTGGTCCTGGATAAGGAGCTTTACGACTTCCTCTCCTTAAACTATTCCTCCATACTGAGGAAGGAGCAGAACTCCCTCGAGAGGGTTATACATTTGTCAGCTCTAAATAAGCTTAAGGTCGTCGCAGAGGACGAGAGGGAAACTAAGGGTATTAGGGTAGTACTTAACTTTGGACATACCGTAGGACACGCAATAGAAGCCGGATCCAACTTCCAGATCCCACACGGGTTAGCCATCTCAGTGGGGATGGTTTGTGAGGCGAAGATAGCTGAGGAGATGGGTTACGCGGAGGAGGGGGTAGTGGAGGACGTTATCTGGCTCCTTCAGCTCTTTAACTTACCTATTTCCCCAGACCAACTTAAGGGACTAGATAAGGAGCAGGCTGTTAAGTCCCTTTCCAAGGACAAGAAGAGGAGAGGAGAGGACATCCTTATGCCCTTTCCCACAAGGATAGGGAGCTGGAGAGGGGTAAAGATCCCCCTTGAGACCCTAAGGGGGTTCGTAGTGCAGTGCTTGGGTGATGGGACGTGA
- the aroF gene encoding 3-deoxy-7-phosphoheptulonate synthase encodes MILFILRGTDTSSLKEKLESSSASFKFLNLYGKQLALAYPDSEVEGIKDDSVELMVKTKKSYVLAGNEWKKDPTLVKVKDVEVGGNKVVVAAGPCAVESEEQTLTVARAVKRAGASLLRGGAYKPRTSPYSFQGLGEEGLKILRRASEETGLPVVSEILDARDRDAFVKFADMIQIGARNSQNFTLLREAGKMGKPVLLKRGLGNTVEELIQSAEYILMEGNGNVVLCERGIRTFEKSTRFTLDLGGMVAGKLMTHLPFCADPSHPAGKRELVHSLALASVAAGADMILIEVHPKPEVALSDSEQQLTPDSFQLLMERIKALASVLGRSA; translated from the coding sequence GCTCGAGTCAAGCTCGGCCTCCTTCAAGTTCCTCAACCTCTACGGGAAGCAATTGGCACTTGCATATCCAGACTCTGAGGTGGAGGGAATCAAAGACGACTCGGTTGAGTTAATGGTAAAGACAAAGAAGTCCTACGTTTTAGCTGGTAACGAGTGGAAGAAGGACCCTACCCTGGTCAAGGTCAAGGACGTTGAAGTTGGAGGAAACAAGGTGGTAGTAGCTGCGGGCCCATGTGCCGTAGAGTCTGAGGAACAGACCCTGACTGTAGCTAGGGCAGTCAAGAGGGCTGGTGCCTCCCTACTTAGGGGAGGGGCTTACAAACCTAGGACAAGCCCATACTCCTTCCAGGGTTTAGGAGAAGAGGGGCTCAAAATATTGAGGAGAGCAAGTGAGGAGACTGGACTTCCTGTAGTCTCCGAGATACTTGATGCTAGGGACAGGGACGCCTTCGTGAAGTTCGCCGACATGATCCAGATAGGTGCTCGGAACTCGCAGAACTTCACCTTGCTCAGGGAGGCTGGGAAAATGGGTAAACCGGTCCTCCTAAAGAGAGGACTTGGCAACACCGTGGAGGAGCTCATACAGTCTGCTGAGTATATCCTAATGGAAGGGAACGGTAACGTGGTGCTCTGCGAGAGGGGAATTAGAACCTTCGAGAAGTCCACTAGGTTTACCCTGGATTTGGGGGGAATGGTGGCAGGGAAGCTAATGACACACCTCCCCTTCTGCGCAGACCCAAGCCACCCTGCAGGGAAGAGGGAACTAGTCCACTCACTGGCATTGGCCTCAGTTGCTGCAGGAGCGGACATGATTCTAATAGAGGTACACCCAAAACCTGAGGTCGCGCTGAGCGACTCAGAGCAACAGCTAACTCCAGACTCGTTCCAGCTCCTCATGGAGAGGATAAAGGCTTTGGCGTCAGTTCTAGGTAGGTCTGCATGA
- a CDS encoding shikimate dehydrogenase family protein, producing the protein MNCTSISYETKLLGVLGEKISYSLSPLIHNYSFERLGLNALYVIFDLGREKFQRALPGLLELTYGLNVTIPYKESVIPYLDSLSPEAERIGAVNTVFQGRGYNTDYLAVKSLVGEKYGKALILGAGGAAKAASFALAEMGSRILIRNRTRERSQELVDRLARYSLEAEVTDDCRDDYDIVVNTIPDPYSVPLECVKGKVAIEFVYKDTPFLKLAKERGLRTVTGLEILVRQAMEAEKIWFGKSLDDLQVVNFLNARQLVR; encoded by the coding sequence GTGAACTGCACCTCCATATCGTACGAAACCAAATTACTGGGGGTTCTAGGAGAGAAGATAAGTTATTCCCTGTCTCCTCTAATTCACAATTACTCTTTCGAGAGGTTAGGACTCAACGCCCTCTACGTCATATTCGACCTGGGTAGGGAAAAGTTCCAGAGGGCTTTGCCAGGTCTGCTAGAGTTGACCTACGGACTAAACGTCACTATACCCTACAAGGAGTCCGTGATACCCTACCTTGACTCTCTCTCTCCCGAGGCTGAGAGGATAGGTGCAGTGAACACGGTTTTCCAAGGAAGGGGCTACAACACGGACTATCTCGCAGTAAAGTCACTCGTGGGAGAAAAGTATGGTAAGGCTTTGATACTCGGTGCAGGCGGAGCGGCTAAGGCAGCGTCCTTTGCCCTAGCGGAGATGGGCAGTCGGATTCTGATAAGGAACAGAACTAGGGAGAGGAGCCAGGAGCTTGTCGACAGGTTAGCTAGGTACAGTTTAGAAGCTGAAGTGACTGATGACTGCAGGGACGACTACGACATCGTGGTTAACACAATCCCTGATCCCTACTCAGTCCCTCTGGAGTGTGTTAAGGGGAAAGTCGCTATCGAGTTCGTGTACAAGGACACCCCCTTCCTCAAGCTGGCTAAGGAAAGGGGACTGAGGACTGTTACGGGACTGGAAATCTTAGTGAGGCAAGCAATGGAGGCTGAAAAAATTTGGTTTGGGAAGAGCTTAGATGACCTACAGGTGGTGAATTTCCTAAATGCCAGGCAACTCGTTCGGTAA
- a CDS encoding 3-phosphoshikimate 1-carboxyvinyltransferase: MIVEIEPSVIRGEVEAPPSKSYGIRYVLLSLLTEVRLENVPESDDVKVALNVVRGIREGREELHLGGSATTLRMIIPILLTLGRKVKLDGDETLRRRPLNALRYMRKAKFSSNSLPLVVEGQLEDETEIEGWESSQYISGLIYAYCLKGGGRIRIIPPISSKGYIHMTAEVINMVGGKVRFEGNVVEVQCSQLGKFQGKVPGDYALASFYANGAILTGGKIKITNLYPTPNYFGDHVIVNLLKESGARSEVVEGTWEVEDTGVHNPLKVSVNDVPDLAPSLAVIMAISPNESVIEDVQRLRTKESDRVETITLTLRSFGVTTQVQDGKIRIIGGRLRRGEVDCPKDHRIAMMAGDLALNAGGKVLSAECVKKSNPKFWDSLAKVGALIKVTP; this comes from the coding sequence TTGATAGTAGAAATTGAGCCCTCTGTCATAAGGGGCGAGGTGGAAGCTCCACCCTCCAAGAGCTACGGCATAAGGTACGTCCTGCTCTCGCTCCTAACTGAGGTCAGACTGGAGAACGTTCCGGAGTCGGATGACGTTAAGGTCGCCCTCAATGTGGTTAGGGGAATAAGGGAGGGAAGGGAGGAACTCCACCTCGGAGGCTCTGCAACTACCTTGAGAATGATCATCCCAATACTCCTAACCCTCGGAAGGAAGGTTAAGTTGGACGGTGACGAAACCTTAAGGAGGAGACCGCTCAACGCCCTAAGGTACATGAGGAAGGCTAAGTTTTCCTCCAACTCCCTGCCTTTAGTAGTGGAGGGTCAGCTGGAGGACGAGACGGAAATCGAAGGTTGGGAGAGCAGTCAGTACATCTCGGGGCTCATTTACGCATATTGTCTCAAGGGGGGAGGGAGAATCAGGATTATACCCCCAATTTCCTCCAAGGGCTACATACACATGACCGCCGAAGTCATAAATATGGTAGGTGGGAAGGTTAGGTTCGAAGGGAACGTCGTAGAGGTCCAATGCTCCCAGCTCGGTAAGTTCCAGGGGAAAGTCCCGGGGGACTACGCCTTAGCATCCTTTTACGCCAACGGTGCGATCCTTACAGGAGGCAAAATTAAAATAACTAACCTTTATCCCACGCCCAACTACTTTGGAGACCACGTGATAGTGAATCTCCTTAAGGAGAGCGGAGCCCGAAGCGAGGTGGTGGAAGGAACGTGGGAGGTGGAGGACACCGGAGTTCACAACCCTCTCAAAGTCTCGGTCAATGATGTTCCAGACCTAGCGCCATCCCTTGCTGTGATCATGGCTATTTCGCCCAACGAGTCCGTGATTGAGGACGTCCAGAGGCTCAGAACCAAGGAGAGCGACAGGGTGGAGACAATAACCCTAACATTGAGGAGCTTTGGGGTAACCACCCAAGTCCAAGACGGGAAAATAAGGATAATTGGAGGAAGGTTAAGGAGAGGGGAAGTGGATTGTCCCAAGGACCACAGGATCGCCATGATGGCAGGGGACTTAGCCCTCAATGCGGGAGGAAAGGTGTTGAGTGCTGAATGCGTAAAGAAGAGCAACCCAAAGTTTTGGGATAGCCTAGCTAAGGTAGGGGCGTTGATCAAAGTTACGCCCTAA